Proteins encoded in a region of the Diabrotica virgifera virgifera chromosome 4, PGI_DIABVI_V3a genome:
- the LOC114333527 gene encoding elongation factor G, mitochondrial: MIRINSDLLKNISKLLKHNYKCMSSYEKYAGHKDLEKIRNIGISAHIDSGKTTLTERILYYTGRIEAMHEVKGKDNVGATMDSMELERQRGITIQSAATYTLWKEHNINIIDTPGHVDFTVEVERALRVLDGAILVLCAVGGVQSQSLTVNRQMKRYNVPCLAFINKLDRLGANHNRVLSQMRSKMNHHAAFVQLPIGVESNCKGIIDLIGQKSIYFDGSFGDQLRYDEIPKEMRTESDERRHELIEHLSNCDEHFGEMYIEEKPITEADIKAAIRRSCLKRAFTPVFVGTALKNKGVQPLLDGVLDYLPNPGEVTNYALKEKEGEDAQKILLDPSRDGKKPFVSLAFKLEAGRFGQLTYMRCYQGKLQKGDSIYNMRTQRKVRIARLIRLHSNNMEDVNEVYSGDIFALFGVDCASGDTFVTDSKLDLSLESIFVPEPVVSMAIKPVNSKDRDNFSKAVARFTKEDPTFHFYFDDDSKETIVSGMGELHLEIYAQRMEREYNCPVALGKPKVAFRETLVSACEFDYLHKKQSGGQGQYARVTGVLEPLPPHRNTLLEFTDETVGTNVPKQFVPGVKRGFLEMAQKGLLAGQKLAGLKFRLMDGAHHIVDSSEHSFFLAAQGAIKDTFENGVWHVLEPIMAVEVTAPDEFQGAVIAQINKRHGIVTGTEGTEGWFTVHAEVPLNDMFGYAGELRSSTQGKGEFTMEYSRYSPCLPEVQEKLIVEYEKAMGILPDKDKKKKKN, translated from the exons ATGATTCGTATAAACAGCgatctattaaaaaatatatcaaaattattGAAG CACAACTACAAATGTATGTCTAGTTACGAAAAATATGCAGGACACAAAGATcttgaaaaaattagaaatattggAATATCTGCTCACATTGATTCTGGAAAAACAACCTTAACAGAAAGAATACTTTATTATACTGGGCGAATTGAAGCTATGCATGAAGTTAAAGGCAAAGATAATGTTGGTGCTACTATGGACTCTATGGAGCTAGAAAGACAAAGAGGTATTACCATTCAGTCAGCTGCTACATACACATTATGGAAGgaacataatattaatataattgatACTCCTGGACATGTAGACTTCACTGTGGAAGTAGAGAGAGCTTTAAGAGTGTTAGATGGGGCTATTCTTG tGCTGTGTGCTGTTGGAGGTGTACAAAGTCAATCTTTAACAGTAAACAGACAAATGAAGAGATATAATGTTCCATGTTTAGCATTTATTAACAAACTCGATAGATTAGGAGCTAATCACAATAGAGTACTATCACAAATGAGGTCCAAAATGAATCATCATGCAGCTTTCGTGCAATTGCCTATTGGCGTTGAATCAAATTGTAAAGGTATTATTGACCTGATAGGCCAAAAGTCAATTTATTTTGATGGTAGTTTTGGTGACCAACTTCGTTATGATGAAATCCCCAAAGAAATGAGAACAGAAAGTGATGAAAGAAGACATGAACTTATAGAACACCTTTCTAACTGTGACGAGCATTTTGGAGAAATGTACATTGAAGAAAAACCAATAACAGAGGCTGATATAAAAGCAGCCATTAGAAGGTCTTGCCTTAAGAGAGCTTTTACTCCTGTCTTTGTGGGAACAGCCTTGAAAAACAAAGGTGTTCAACCATTGTTGGATGGAGTCTTGGATTATCTACCTAATCCTGGCGAAGTTACTAACTATGCTTTAAAAGAAAAGGAAGGAGAagatgctcaaaaaattttattggATCCTTCAAGGGATGGGAAAAAACCTTTTGTGTCGTTGGCATTTAAGTTGGAAGCTGGTAGATTTGGTCAATTAACATATATGAGATGTTATCAGGGAAAACTTCAAAAAG GAGATAGCATCTACAACATGAGAACTCAAAGAAAAGTAAGAATTGCACGACTCATTCGTTTACATTCAAATAACATGGAAGACGTTAATGAAGTCTATTCTGGagatatttttgccttatttggAGTAGACTGTGCTAGTGGAGATACGTTTGTAACTGACTCGAAATTAGATCTGTCTCTAGAATCAATATTTGTACCAGAACCTGTTGTATCAATGGCAATTAAACCTGTGAACTCAAAGGATAGAGATAACTTCTCAAAAGCTGTTGCTAGATTTACTAAAGAAGATCCAACTTTCCATTTTTACTTCGATGACGATAGCAAAGAGACAATTGTATCTGGTATGGGTGAACTTCACCTGGAAATTTATGCTCAAAGGATGGAGAGGGAATATAATTGTCCA GTGGCATTAGGAAAACCAAAAGTTGCCTTTAGAGAAACATTAGTATCGGCTTGCGAATTTGACTATCTCCACAAAAAGCAGTCTGGTGGTCAAGGACAGTATGCTCGAGTTACAGGGGTTCTAGAACCTCTACCACCTCACAGGAATACTCTTCTTGAATTTACTGATGAAACAGTAGGTACTAATGTTCCAAAACAATTTGTACCTGGCGTTAAAAGAGGTTTCTTGGAAATGGCACAAAAGGGATTGCTTGCGGGCCAGAAACTGGCAGGTTTAAAGTTTAGACTCATGGATGGTGCTCATCATATAGTGGACTCGAGTGAACATTCTTTCTTCCTGGCAGCTCAAGGTGCCATTAAGGATA CATTTGAGAATGGTGTCTGGCACGTCCTTGAACCCATCATGGCTGTTGAAGTAACAGCTCCAGATGAATTCCAAGGGGCAGTCATAGCTCAAATAAACAAGCGACACGGAATAGTTACTGGTACTGAAGGTACCGAAGGTTGGTTCACGGTCCACGCGGAAGTACCGTTAAACGATATGTTCGGTTACGCAGGTGAATTACGGTCAAGTACGCAAGGCAAAGGAGAATTCACGATGGAGTATTCCAGGTATTCGCCTTGCTTGCCGGAAGTACAAGAGAAACTTATTGTCGAATATGAAAAAGCTATGGGAATTTTACCTGACAAggataagaaaaagaagaagaattaa